ATCTGCGCCCTGTCGTTCGGCTCGGCCGACGAATTTCGCAGCGAACTGAAGCGGATGAAGGACAGGACCGACAAGCCGTTCTGCGTGAATCTCTCGATGCTTCCCATGATGGGCGACAATGAAGTCTACGGGATGTACATCGACATCCTGATCGAAGAGGGCGTAAAGGTGGTGGAGACGTCCGGCCGGAGTCCCGAAGCGTTTGTGCCGCAATTACATGGCGCGGGGATCAAGATCATCCACAAAGTTCCAGCGGTGCGGTTTGCGAAGAAAGCGGAGGGTGTGGGGGCGGACGCGGTGACGCTCGTCGGATTCGAGTGCGGAGGCCATCCGGGACTGGACGACGTGACCAGCCTCATCCTGATTCAGAAAGCGGCGAAGACCCTCAAAGTCCCTGTCATCGCGGCGGGAGGCTACACGGATGGTCGGGGGCTCGTTGCGGCCCTCGCTCTGGGGGCGAGCGGGGTGCTGATGGGCACGCGCTTCGTGGCCACGAAGGAATGTATCGTTCATCCCAACTTCAAGGAGTGGATGCTGAAGGCGCAAGAGACGGACACGATGATCGTGGAGCGCAGCATTCGCAATCCCGCGCGCGTGCGGCGCAACAAGGCCGCAGAGGACGTGCTGGAGCTTGAAAAGCAGGGCGCCACGCTGGCGGATCTCCTGCCACACATTGCCGGCAAGATGGGTTTGGAAGCCTATCGCTCGGGCGATCTGGACAAGGGCGTCATCGCCTGCGGTCAGGCCGTGGGGTTGGTGGACGACGTGCCGACGGTGAAGGAATTGATGGACCGGATCATTGGCGATGCGGAAAACACGATGGACGGCCTCCGTTCCTTCCGCGTCAACGGAGCCGGGGGGCGGTAGTGGAAGGTGTCAGGACGGTAGCCGCAGCCTTTATGGCTGCGTCCAGAACGCGGGCTGAAGCCCGCGCCTACCGGAACTGACAGCCGGACGCTGATGGCTGAGAGCGGCTAGTGTACCAAGGCCCTGCCTGGGAAACAGTCAAGTCGGCGATCGTCGATCTGACGGACCGCTGCAACCTCCGCTGCAAGCATTGCTTCTACTACCGGGAGCAGCATGACAGCGAGGAGTTGCCCGCCGATGAACTCCTGGCCGGCCTGAAAGTCCTCCGGGACCGTCACCATGTGCAGGCCATGGCATGGTGTGGAGGCGAGCCCCTTCTGCGAACAGACGTGCTGGAGCAGGGGGCGGCGCTCTTCCCCATGAATTGGATCTTTTCGAACGGCACGCTGCCTATCCCGGACG
The sequence above is drawn from the Nitrospirota bacterium genome and encodes:
- a CDS encoding nitronate monooxygenase, yielding MLRTQLTDLLGIRHPVIQGGLQWLATAELASAVSNAGGLGTICALSFGSADEFRSELKRMKDRTDKPFCVNLSMLPMMGDNEVYGMYIDILIEEGVKVVETSGRSPEAFVPQLHGAGIKIIHKVPAVRFAKKAEGVGADAVTLVGFECGGHPGLDDVTSLILIQKAAKTLKVPVIAAGGYTDGRGLVAALALGASGVLMGTRFVATKECIVHPNFKEWMLKAQETDTMIVERSIRNPARVRRNKAAEDVLELEKQGATLADLLPHIAGKMGLEAYRSGDLDKGVIACGQAVGLVDDVPTVKELMDRIIGDAENTMDGLRSFRVNGAGGR